From one Streptomyces mobaraensis genomic stretch:
- a CDS encoding SDR family oxidoreductase: protein MTHVPHHLVTGATGFVGGALVLELLARTDAEIHCVVRPRKDLSAEERLRSALTTAAASYGITDLDEAIATRCHPVEGDLTAEACGVDAAALPEVEQVWHVAASLAYEEHRREEILRDNLGGTRHVLELARALKSPTFNYVSTAYVAGDRTGFIPAERVGEGVVSNNAYEHSKIQAERAVYAAGFERTRIFRPSIVIGHSRTFAATSFTGLYGFVKGLQKARSEVRATLGDMLVFRPLRLRATEDALVNFIPVDHVVSAAVGVALADGPTDVYHLANTEQPTVGDTLAELCDQLAIKHPHYVDSTDEFTLIDERVDERVEFYRSYVNGTKDFDVANVQKLLGDDVLSHALPRERLAEFIGWYLEHHRARKGKNA from the coding sequence ATGACGCACGTCCCCCACCACCTGGTCACCGGCGCCACCGGTTTCGTCGGCGGCGCCCTCGTCCTCGAACTCCTCGCCCGCACCGACGCCGAGATCCACTGCGTCGTCCGGCCGCGCAAGGACCTCTCCGCCGAGGAGCGGCTGCGCTCCGCGCTGACCACGGCCGCCGCCTCGTACGGCATCACGGACCTCGACGAGGCCATCGCCACCCGCTGCCACCCCGTCGAGGGCGACCTCACCGCCGAGGCGTGCGGCGTCGACGCGGCCGCGCTGCCCGAGGTCGAGCAGGTCTGGCACGTCGCCGCCTCGCTCGCCTACGAGGAGCACCGCCGGGAGGAGATCCTCCGCGACAACCTCGGCGGCACGCGGCACGTCCTGGAGCTGGCCCGGGCGCTGAAGTCGCCCACGTTCAACTACGTTTCGACGGCCTACGTGGCCGGCGACCGCACCGGCTTCATCCCGGCCGAGCGGGTCGGCGAGGGCGTGGTCAGCAACAACGCCTACGAGCACAGCAAGATCCAGGCCGAACGGGCCGTCTACGCGGCCGGGTTCGAGCGCACCCGCATCTTCCGCCCCAGCATCGTCATCGGCCACAGCCGCACCTTCGCGGCGACCAGCTTCACCGGCCTCTACGGCTTTGTGAAGGGCCTCCAGAAGGCCCGCTCGGAGGTCCGCGCCACCCTCGGCGACATGCTCGTCTTCCGCCCGCTGCGGCTCCGCGCCACCGAGGACGCGCTGGTCAACTTCATCCCCGTCGACCACGTCGTCTCGGCGGCCGTCGGCGTGGCCCTGGCGGACGGCCCCACCGACGTCTACCACCTGGCCAACACCGAGCAGCCGACCGTCGGCGACACCCTCGCGGAGCTGTGCGACCAGCTCGCGATCAAGCACCCGCACTACGTCGACAGCACCGACGAGTTCACGCTTATTGACGAACGGGTCGACGAGCGCGTTGAGTTCTACCGATCGTACGTCAACGGCACCAAGGACTTCGACGTCGCCAACGTGCAGAAGCTGCTCGGCGACGACGTCCTCAGCCACGCCCTGCCGCGCGAGCGGCTCGCCGAGTTCATCGGCTGGTACCTGGAGCACCACCGCGCACGGAAGGGAAAGAACGCGTGA
- a CDS encoding alpha/beta fold hydrolase, with product MKREGIESWDLAYDGKQDLHETEDGCKLYYEMRGESGPVVTFVSTIYVVSTAWRNFTGSLVDGHRLLTYDLRNQGASESKPADFARHADDLRSLLDGLGIEKTYLVGTSISTLICRDFAVAHPDRVAGLVLVGPPLSPKGSSRRRRIAKSWLNALETGGPRALFDLIYPLVFGEKAIAEGGSGAYLALRERFLAMNSTAQLAANLREALEADDKAELLERIPAPTLLLSGDDDFSTTESTLRNVAGLLKSAAVEIIEECGHLPYFERPDEFQDAIARFVASAEGGGFPETFVPRAVGALV from the coding sequence GTGAAGCGCGAAGGCATCGAGTCCTGGGATCTCGCCTACGACGGCAAGCAGGACCTCCACGAGACGGAGGACGGCTGCAAGCTGTACTACGAGATGCGCGGCGAGAGCGGCCCGGTGGTCACCTTCGTCTCCACCATCTACGTGGTCAGCACCGCCTGGCGGAACTTCACCGGCTCCCTGGTGGACGGCCACCGGCTGCTCACCTACGACCTGCGCAACCAGGGCGCGTCGGAGAGCAAGCCGGCGGATTTCGCCCGGCACGCCGACGACCTGCGGTCGCTGCTCGACGGACTGGGGATCGAGAAGACGTACCTGGTCGGCACCTCCATCTCCACCCTGATCTGCCGCGACTTCGCCGTCGCCCACCCCGACCGGGTGGCCGGCCTGGTGCTCGTCGGCCCGCCGCTCAGCCCGAAGGGCTCGTCGCGCCGCCGCCGCATCGCCAAGTCCTGGCTGAACGCCCTGGAGACGGGCGGGCCGCGAGCCCTGTTCGACCTCATCTACCCGCTGGTCTTCGGCGAGAAGGCCATCGCCGAGGGCGGCTCCGGCGCCTACCTCGCCCTCCGCGAGCGCTTCCTCGCCATGAACTCCACCGCCCAGCTCGCCGCCAACCTGCGCGAGGCGCTGGAGGCGGACGACAAGGCCGAGCTGCTGGAGCGGATCCCCGCGCCGACGCTGCTGCTCAGCGGCGACGACGACTTCTCGACGACGGAGTCCACGCTGCGGAACGTCGCGGGGCTGCTGAAGAGTGCCGCCGTCGAGATCATCGAGGAGTGCGGACACCTGCCGTACTTCGAGCGTCCGGACGAGTTCCAGGACGCGATCGCCCGGTTCGTGGCGTCCGCCGAGGGCGGCGGGTTCCCGGAGACGTTCGTGCCGCGGGCGGTTGGAGCACTGGTATGA
- a CDS encoding phosphopantetheine-binding protein, whose amino-acid sequence MTDDILKRLVALLERVAAVELDGRPVTETGPDSLRALGLTSVRLMEFLVAVEDEFDLIWDDDVEEAVIGSLEGMARYIAEGAAVRAG is encoded by the coding sequence ATGACGGACGACATCCTGAAGCGGCTGGTCGCCCTGCTGGAGCGGGTCGCCGCCGTCGAGCTGGACGGCCGGCCGGTCACCGAGACGGGCCCGGACTCGCTGCGGGCGCTGGGACTGACGTCGGTGCGGCTGATGGAGTTCCTGGTCGCGGTCGAGGACGAGTTCGATCTGATCTGGGACGACGATGTGGAGGAAGCGGTGATCGGGTCGCTGGAGGGGATGGCCCGGTACATCGCGGAGGGGGCGGCGGTGCGCGCCGGATAG
- a CDS encoding class I adenylate-forming enzyme family protein, which produces MTAETTKAKRPAFLTDYTPTRYRKRLTPLSRVPITGRIGEVWHLAAQRHPRNPVIVDRAPDVDREGPLERSYLQWAALVDDLASRLHALGVQEWDRVAVVKRNHLDVALLASAAARIGAVPALITDHHDARTLAVMLGRLEKPFLITDRQALERMGLDKEAVAELTEKTACVDDVPEDRPDVVSFDGLRGGPVVEPRLRAWEEPMVITHTSGTTGVPKLVLHSAESLYSLGLVEAERWPFFRLRDDDTVAFCEPYSHQRIITGLLPLATVAPKLVMMSDPLAPVVRELLVEHKPTFVETLPNAFLAWEELAQDPAKPFANVRVFVNSFDAIHTRTVRTFLAATERKLPVWVQSWSQTEAGAVAIRPYTRGSVKRRGHRPPPTQVLGWPVPGFGRLRAVDPDTGVPVRRGEVGLIQFSAPGRCLTYVGEKERHDLKREGHWWNLGDMAVINRLGAVRLIDREVDRIPGASALEIEDVLLDRLPRTTEVIVLAVAGGKPQPVYSSQFDQPVTEAQWRAATADLPEMAEPIHIRWEEFPRTATWKVRRVMLREQLLEDADGIGYGTWT; this is translated from the coding sequence GTGACCGCAGAAACAACAAAGGCCAAGCGCCCAGCGTTCCTCACCGACTACACCCCCACCCGCTACCGCAAACGCCTCACCCCCCTCTCCCGAGTCCCCATCACCGGCCGCATCGGCGAGGTCTGGCACCTCGCCGCCCAGCGCCACCCCCGCAACCCCGTCATCGTCGACCGCGCCCCCGACGTCGACCGCGAGGGCCCGCTGGAGCGCAGCTACCTGCAGTGGGCCGCGCTCGTCGACGACCTCGCGTCCCGGCTGCACGCGCTGGGCGTGCAGGAGTGGGACCGGGTCGCCGTCGTGAAGCGGAACCACCTCGACGTCGCCCTGCTCGCCTCCGCCGCCGCGCGGATCGGCGCCGTGCCCGCGCTGATCACCGACCACCACGACGCGCGCACCCTCGCGGTGATGCTCGGCCGGCTGGAGAAGCCGTTCCTGATCACGGACCGGCAGGCGCTGGAGCGCATGGGTCTCGACAAGGAGGCCGTCGCCGAGCTCACCGAGAAGACGGCCTGCGTCGACGACGTCCCGGAGGACCGGCCCGACGTCGTCTCCTTCGACGGGCTGCGCGGCGGACCGGTCGTCGAACCCCGGCTTCGCGCCTGGGAGGAGCCGATGGTCATCACCCACACCTCGGGCACCACCGGCGTCCCCAAGCTCGTACTGCACTCGGCCGAGTCGCTGTACTCGCTGGGCCTGGTCGAGGCCGAGCGGTGGCCGTTCTTCCGGCTGCGGGACGACGACACCGTCGCGTTCTGCGAGCCGTACTCGCACCAGCGCATCATCACCGGGCTGCTGCCGCTGGCGACCGTCGCGCCCAAGCTCGTCATGATGTCGGACCCGCTCGCGCCGGTCGTCCGCGAGCTGCTCGTCGAGCACAAGCCGACGTTCGTCGAGACGCTGCCCAACGCCTTCCTCGCCTGGGAGGAGCTGGCGCAGGACCCGGCGAAGCCGTTCGCGAACGTCCGCGTCTTCGTCAACTCCTTCGACGCCATCCACACCCGCACCGTGCGCACCTTCCTCGCCGCGACCGAGCGGAAGCTGCCGGTCTGGGTGCAGTCCTGGAGCCAGACCGAGGCCGGCGCGGTGGCCATCCGCCCGTACACGCGCGGCTCGGTCAAGCGGCGCGGCCACCGGCCGCCGCCCACCCAGGTCCTCGGCTGGCCCGTCCCGGGCTTCGGCAGGCTCCGCGCCGTCGACCCGGACACGGGCGTGCCGGTGCGCCGGGGCGAGGTCGGCCTGATCCAGTTCTCCGCGCCGGGCCGCTGCCTCACCTACGTCGGCGAGAAGGAGCGGCACGACCTCAAGCGCGAGGGCCACTGGTGGAACCTCGGCGACATGGCGGTCATCAACCGCCTCGGCGCCGTCCGGCTCATCGACCGCGAGGTCGACCGGATCCCCGGCGCCAGCGCCCTGGAGATCGAGGACGTGCTGCTGGACCGGCTGCCGCGGACCACCGAGGTCATCGTCCTCGCCGTCGCGGGCGGGAAGCCGCAGCCCGTCTACAGCTCCCAGTTCGACCAGCCCGTGACCGAGGCGCAGTGGCGCGCGGCCACCGCCGATCTGCCGGAGATGGCCGAGCCCATCCACATCCGGTGGGAGGAGTTCCCCCGAACCGCCACGTGGAAGGTGCGCCGCGTCATGCTCCGCGAGCAGCTGCTCGAGGACGCCGACGGCATCGGATACGGCACCTGGACGTAG
- a CDS encoding MFS transporter, whose translation MTTQTESGGTAPGALEAGHPRRWLIVGAMSLCMFIAVMDNTVLTVALASIQKDLDASNASLQWSMDAYTLTFAALLLTAGLLGDRYGRRRVLVAGLVFFALVSAAGAWSGSAGQLIGWRAAMGVGAAVVPGCTMAVITTAVPRHERAKAIGLWSAAAGVGIAAGPIIGGALLEHFWWGSALLVNVPFVLVAIGLIVFCVPENRGGNSTARIDLPGVLLSTAATGALVFGIIEGGERSTLADAIVWVPLVASVLLYAVLAKVERRAANPAVDLGLLRRPRFAAGSGALAIIFFTAMGASFVVVFYLQILRGYSPLDSGLLMLPLAVGSMISAGVSDGLVKRFGAASAIAVGAVLMSAGLGLIGLLGASTPIWRFGAAQFVGGLGFGLAFSAAMAATVAMVPEEKAGAGSALANTARHVGSALGIAVLGAVLGAVYRHKLGDTTDPLPASVRDQAGDSLGSTAGALHEVTERARELQGARDAASQAELKELLPAVRSARTILDRAADAFLDALQTTMWLTAGIGLLSAVVALVWLRGAAAADAGTEAGAPAGSKDGESAAPATAAGDTSAV comes from the coding sequence ATGACAACCCAGACCGAGAGCGGCGGTACGGCACCAGGGGCGCTGGAGGCCGGCCACCCCCGCAGGTGGCTGATCGTCGGCGCGATGTCGCTGTGCATGTTCATCGCCGTCATGGACAACACCGTCCTGACCGTGGCCCTGGCCTCCATCCAGAAGGACCTGGACGCCTCCAACGCCTCGCTCCAGTGGTCGATGGACGCCTACACGCTCACCTTCGCGGCCCTGCTGCTCACCGCCGGACTGCTCGGCGACCGCTACGGGCGGCGCAGGGTGCTGGTGGCCGGGCTGGTGTTCTTCGCCCTGGTCTCCGCCGCCGGCGCGTGGTCCGGGAGCGCGGGCCAACTCATCGGCTGGCGCGCCGCGATGGGCGTCGGCGCGGCGGTGGTGCCCGGCTGCACCATGGCCGTGATCACCACCGCCGTGCCGCGGCACGAGCGGGCCAAGGCCATCGGCCTCTGGTCCGCCGCGGCCGGCGTCGGCATCGCCGCCGGCCCGATCATCGGCGGCGCCCTGCTGGAGCACTTCTGGTGGGGCTCCGCCCTGCTGGTGAACGTGCCGTTCGTGCTGGTGGCGATCGGCCTGATCGTCTTCTGCGTGCCGGAGAACCGCGGCGGCAACAGCACCGCCCGGATCGACCTCCCCGGCGTCCTGCTCTCCACCGCGGCCACCGGCGCCCTGGTGTTCGGCATCATCGAGGGCGGCGAACGCTCCACCCTCGCCGATGCGATCGTCTGGGTGCCGCTGGTCGCGAGCGTCCTCCTCTACGCCGTCCTGGCGAAGGTGGAGCGGCGGGCCGCCAACCCGGCCGTCGACCTCGGGCTGCTGCGCAGGCCGCGGTTCGCGGCGGGCTCCGGAGCCCTCGCGATCATCTTCTTCACCGCGATGGGCGCCAGCTTCGTCGTCGTCTTCTACCTCCAGATCCTGCGCGGCTACAGCCCGTTGGACTCCGGGCTGCTGATGCTGCCGCTCGCCGTCGGCTCGATGATCAGCGCCGGGGTGAGCGACGGACTGGTGAAGCGGTTCGGCGCGGCCTCCGCCATCGCGGTGGGCGCGGTGCTGATGTCCGCCGGGCTGGGGCTGATCGGCCTGCTCGGCGCGTCCACGCCCATCTGGCGGTTCGGCGCGGCCCAGTTCGTCGGCGGCCTCGGCTTCGGCCTGGCGTTCTCCGCGGCGATGGCGGCGACCGTCGCCATGGTCCCGGAGGAGAAGGCGGGCGCCGGCAGCGCCCTCGCCAACACCGCGCGGCACGTCGGCAGCGCCCTGGGCATCGCCGTGCTCGGCGCGGTCCTCGGCGCGGTGTACCGCCACAAGCTCGGCGACACCACCGACCCGCTGCCCGCCTCCGTCCGCGACCAGGCCGGGGACTCCCTCGGCAGCACGGCGGGCGCGCTGCACGAGGTGACCGAGCGGGCGAGAGAGCTCCAGGGCGCCCGGGACGCCGCGTCACAGGCGGAGCTCAAGGAGCTGCTGCCCGCCGTCCGGTCGGCCCGGACCATCCTCGACCGGGCGGCGGACGCGTTCCTCGACGCCCTGCAGACCACCATGTGGCTGACCGCCGGGATCGGCCTGCTCTCCGCCGTCGTCGCGCTGGTGTGGCTGCGCGGCGCGGCGGCGGCCGACGCCGGTACGGAGGCCGGTGCGCCGGCCGGTTCCAAGGACGGTGAGTCCGCCGCGCCCGCCACTGCCGCGGGGGACACGTCGGCCGTCTGA
- a CDS encoding FAD/NAD(P)-binding protein, giving the protein MAARAPGAQTDTFEICVVGAGPRGLSVLERLCANERAAPSHGAVTVHLVDPALPGAGAVWRPDQSRHLLMNTVASQITLFTDGSSRIDGPVEPGPTLHEWARDVVSLAECAGEDDWVLREARALGPDAYPTRAFYGRYLHDCYRRVLSGAPAHLTVRTHRSRAVALADALGAAGGPQSLLLADGTRLDGLDAVVLAQGHVPARPTVPEARAAHLARLHGLTYLPPVNPADADLDGVEPGEPVLLRGLGLNFFDYMALFTAGRGGAYVRAEGGAVVYRPSGREPRLYAFSRRGVPYHARGENQKGVSGRYLPRLLTPERIDALRARARSGEPVRFTADLWPLIAAEVESVYYGTLLTALGRDAERAEFTERYLAAGTQGAGAGAQAAGERQELLDAHGIAPRHRWDWERLAAPHKGRDFADRAEFRRWLLDRLRADARAAREGNVDGPLKAALDVLRDLRNEIRLAVDHAGLDGASHRDELERWYTPLNAFLSIGPPASRIEEMAALVEAGLLEVTGPGTDVRLDPAAGTFTASSPLVPGEPVRARVLIEARLPEPDLRRTEDPLLRHLLDTGQCAPYRIPTADGPAYETGGLAVTERPYRVVAADGTAHPRRFAYGVPTEAVHWVTAAGTRPGVDSVTLADADAIARTVLGLTPALAAPEASAAFAGVPV; this is encoded by the coding sequence GTGGCAGCCCGAGCGCCTGGTGCGCAGACCGACACCTTCGAGATATGCGTGGTGGGCGCGGGACCACGCGGCCTTTCCGTACTGGAGCGGCTCTGCGCCAACGAGCGGGCCGCACCCTCGCACGGCGCGGTGACCGTCCACCTCGTCGACCCGGCGCTGCCCGGAGCGGGCGCCGTCTGGCGCCCGGACCAGTCGCGGCACCTGCTGATGAACACCGTCGCCTCGCAGATCACCCTGTTCACGGACGGCAGTTCGCGGATCGACGGGCCCGTGGAGCCCGGGCCGACGCTCCACGAGTGGGCCCGGGACGTGGTGTCCCTGGCGGAGTGCGCCGGCGAGGACGACTGGGTGCTGCGCGAGGCGCGGGCGCTCGGCCCCGACGCGTACCCCACCCGCGCGTTCTACGGCCGCTACCTGCACGACTGCTACCGGCGCGTGCTGTCGGGCGCCCCCGCGCACCTCACCGTGCGGACGCACCGCTCGCGCGCCGTCGCGCTGGCGGACGCGCTCGGCGCGGCGGGCGGGCCGCAGAGCCTGCTGCTCGCCGACGGCACGCGGCTCGACGGGCTCGACGCCGTCGTCCTCGCCCAGGGGCACGTCCCCGCCCGGCCCACCGTCCCCGAGGCGCGCGCCGCCCACCTCGCCCGGCTGCACGGGCTCACCTACCTGCCGCCGGTCAACCCGGCCGACGCCGACCTGGACGGCGTCGAGCCAGGCGAACCCGTCCTGCTGCGCGGCCTGGGGCTCAACTTCTTCGACTACATGGCCCTGTTCACGGCCGGGCGCGGGGGCGCGTACGTCCGGGCGGAGGGCGGGGCTGTGGTGTACCGGCCGTCCGGGCGTGAACCGCGGCTGTACGCGTTCTCGCGGCGCGGCGTGCCCTACCACGCGCGCGGCGAGAACCAGAAGGGCGTCTCCGGGCGGTACTTGCCCCGGTTGCTCACCCCGGAGCGCATCGACGCGCTGCGCGCCCGCGCGCGGAGCGGTGAGCCGGTCCGTTTCACCGCCGACCTCTGGCCGCTGATCGCAGCCGAGGTGGAGAGCGTCTACTACGGCACCCTGCTGACGGCCCTGGGGCGGGACGCGGAACGCGCGGAGTTCACCGAGCGGTACCTGGCCGCCGGGACTCAGGGGGCCGGGGCCGGGGCCCAAGCGGCCGGGGAGCGCCAGGAACTCCTCGACGCCCACGGCATCGCCCCGCGCCACCGCTGGGACTGGGAGCGGCTCGCCGCCCCGCACAAGGGCCGGGACTTCGCCGACCGCGCGGAGTTCCGCCGCTGGCTGCTCGACCGGCTGCGGGCCGACGCGCGCGCGGCCCGCGAGGGGAACGTGGACGGCCCGCTCAAGGCGGCCCTGGACGTGCTGCGCGACCTCCGCAACGAGATCCGGCTCGCCGTCGACCACGCCGGGCTCGACGGCGCCTCCCACCGCGACGAGCTGGAACGCTGGTACACGCCGCTCAACGCCTTCCTCTCCATCGGCCCGCCCGCCTCCCGCATCGAGGAGATGGCCGCGCTCGTCGAGGCCGGCCTGCTGGAGGTGACCGGGCCCGGCACCGACGTACGCCTCGACCCGGCGGCCGGCACGTTCACCGCCTCGTCGCCGCTGGTGCCCGGGGAGCCCGTACGGGCCCGGGTGCTGATCGAGGCCCGGCTCCCCGAACCCGACCTGCGGCGCACCGAGGACCCGCTGCTCCGGCACCTGCTCGACACCGGGCAGTGTGCGCCGTACCGGATCCCGACGGCGGACGGGCCGGCGTACGAGACGGGCGGCCTCGCCGTCACCGAACGCCCGTACCGCGTCGTCGCCGCCGACGGCACCGCGCACCCGCGCCGCTTCGCCTACGGGGTCCCGACGGAGGCCGTCCACTGGGTCACGGCCGCCGGCACCCGGCCCGGCGTCGACTCGGTGACGCTCGCCGACGCGGACGCCATCGCCCGCACCGTGCTCGGGCTCACACCGGCGCTCGCGGCGCCGGAGGCGTCGGCGGCGTTCGCGGGGGTACCCGTCTGA